A section of the Verrucomicrobium sp. GAS474 genome encodes:
- a CDS encoding radical SAM protein encodes MDETPEMLRRIDARGEAQAAWHARGAALRDEVFGREVFVRAVVEISNYCRQNCSYCGMRRDNRELSRYRMERETLREVIFDGLPASVTDINFQTGEDPVAVREILIPLIDEVRRTTTLGISVCLGILEEKLYRELYDAGARFYIIKLETGNEAHYREVQAPGTFQSRLDAIERLAAGGWRVSSGFIHGLPGQTRERLGETLRRLADLPLVGNSVSPFIPGAETPTGGHPAADLEETLNLVTAMRLMSPRRIIPAVSAMGILEARGYERALRAGANLATINLTPDASRDRYRLYTKDRVIMSEQRVLSAIAAAGLEPSRKGILSVAIAAAAEAPAAVAP; translated from the coding sequence ATGGATGAGACGCCCGAAATGCTGCGGAGGATCGACGCCCGGGGCGAGGCCCAGGCCGCGTGGCATGCCCGCGGCGCGGCCCTCCGGGACGAGGTCTTCGGCCGGGAGGTCTTCGTCCGCGCCGTCGTCGAGATCTCCAATTATTGCCGCCAGAACTGCTCCTACTGCGGCATGCGCCGGGACAACCGGGAACTCTCCCGCTACCGGATGGAGCGGGAAACCCTGCGCGAGGTGATCTTCGACGGCCTCCCCGCGAGCGTCACCGACATCAATTTCCAGACCGGCGAGGATCCCGTCGCCGTCCGCGAGATCCTGATCCCGCTGATCGACGAGGTCCGCCGGACGACGACCCTCGGGATCAGCGTCTGCCTCGGCATCCTCGAGGAGAAGCTCTACCGCGAGCTCTACGACGCGGGCGCCCGCTTCTACATCATCAAGCTGGAGACCGGGAACGAGGCCCATTACCGCGAGGTCCAGGCCCCCGGGACCTTCCAATCGCGCCTCGACGCGATCGAGCGGCTCGCGGCCGGGGGCTGGCGGGTCTCCTCCGGCTTCATCCACGGCCTCCCAGGCCAGACGCGGGAACGGCTCGGCGAGACCCTGCGGCGGCTCGCCGACCTCCCCCTCGTCGGGAACAGCGTCAGCCCCTTCATCCCCGGGGCCGAGACGCCGACGGGCGGCCATCCCGCCGCCGACCTGGAGGAGACGCTGAACCTCGTCACCGCGATGCGCCTCATGAGCCCCCGGCGGATCATCCCGGCGGTCAGCGCCATGGGCATCCTCGAGGCGCGGGGATACGAGCGGGCCCTCCGCGCCGGGGCCAACCTGGCGACGATCAACCTCACCCCCGACGCCTCGCGCGACCGCTACCGGCTCTACACGAAAGACCGCGTCATCATGAGCGAGCAGCGGGTCCTCTCCGCCATCGCCGCCGCCGGGCTCGAGCCGAGCCGGAAGGGCATCCTAAGCGTCGCCATCGCCGCCGCAGCCGAAGCCCCGGCGGCGGTCGCCCCCTAG
- a CDS encoding beta-ketoacyl-[acyl-carrier-protein] synthase family protein has product MKKVVVTGMGMVSPLGPDTETTWRAILSGASARGPVDLFETEGCRCREAAQVPLSLPPPAPGSKKEQRLSRASRLALLAAGEALRHAALPAPVAAAIPLSLSTTGGAMEWGEHFLRRALAGSRTRKLAQLARYQPQQQVLDLRQAFGLGGPSTLMANACASGANAIGHGFDLIQCGMAECVLVGGYEALAELIFVGFDCLQSLSGTRCRPFDLNRDGLMLGEGAAFLVLESEAHALARGAARIGSILGYGQALDLHHLTQPAPAGTALIAAMRSALKGASLPPEAISYVNAHGTGTPMNDGSEAAAYAEVFGPALARIAVSSTKAAIGHTLGAAGSIEACLALLTARDGTPPPQLFNETPLPEMAASLALTHASAPLKPGPVMSVNLGFGGSNAALVLGP; this is encoded by the coding sequence ATGAAAAAGGTGGTCGTCACGGGCATGGGGATGGTGAGCCCGCTCGGTCCCGACACGGAAACCACCTGGCGGGCGATCCTTTCCGGGGCCTCCGCGCGGGGGCCCGTCGACCTCTTCGAGACCGAGGGGTGCCGTTGCCGGGAGGCCGCCCAGGTCCCGCTCTCACTCCCCCCGCCTGCGCCGGGCAGCAAAAAGGAGCAGCGCCTCAGCCGCGCCTCCCGCCTCGCCCTCCTCGCGGCGGGAGAGGCGCTCCGCCACGCCGCCCTTCCCGCGCCGGTCGCCGCCGCCATACCCCTCTCCCTGAGCACCACCGGCGGGGCGATGGAGTGGGGGGAACACTTCCTCCGCCGGGCGCTCGCCGGGAGCCGGACCCGGAAGCTCGCCCAACTCGCCCGCTACCAGCCCCAGCAGCAGGTCCTCGACCTCCGGCAGGCCTTCGGCCTCGGCGGCCCCTCGACCCTCATGGCCAACGCCTGCGCGAGCGGGGCGAACGCCATCGGCCACGGCTTCGACCTGATCCAGTGCGGCATGGCCGAGTGCGTCCTCGTCGGCGGCTACGAGGCGCTGGCGGAGCTCATCTTCGTCGGCTTCGATTGCCTCCAGTCCCTCAGCGGCACCCGCTGCCGCCCCTTCGACCTGAACCGGGACGGCCTCATGCTCGGCGAGGGGGCGGCCTTCCTCGTCCTGGAGAGCGAGGCCCACGCGCTGGCCCGGGGGGCGGCCCGGATCGGCTCGATTCTCGGTTACGGTCAGGCGCTCGACCTCCATCACCTGACCCAGCCCGCCCCCGCCGGGACGGCGCTGATCGCGGCGATGCGGTCCGCCCTCAAAGGGGCCTCGCTCCCGCCCGAAGCGATCAGCTACGTCAACGCCCACGGCACCGGGACGCCGATGAACGACGGCTCCGAGGCCGCCGCCTACGCCGAGGTCTTCGGCCCCGCGTTGGCCCGGATCGCCGTCAGCTCGACCAAGGCCGCCATCGGCCACACCCTCGGCGCGGCGGGCTCGATCGAGGCGTGCCTCGCCCTGCTCACCGCCCGGGACGGGACGCCCCCGCCCCAGCTTTTCAACGAGACCCCCCTCCCCGAAATGGCGGCCTCCCTCGCCCTCACCCACGCCTCCGCCCCGCTGAAGCCGGGACCGGTGATGAGCGTCAACCTCGGCTTCGGCGGCTCCAACGCCGCCCTGGTCCTCGGCCCCTGA